One stretch of Chitinophaga pendula DNA includes these proteins:
- a CDS encoding lmo0937 family membrane protein, producing the protein MNSLLYLIAVILIIGWILGFFVYSAGGLIHALLVLAIIAILVNIIRGRAPL; encoded by the coding sequence ATGAACAGTCTCCTTTATTTGATTGCTGTTATCCTGATTATAGGCTGGATATTAGGTTTCTTTGTATATTCTGCTGGAGGTCTGATACACGCCTTATTAGTGCTGGCTATTATTGCTATTCTGGTAAATATTATCAGAGGCCGGGCACCGCTGTGA
- a CDS encoding ferritin-like domain-containing protein codes for MQHNEKTVEILNDLVKINNDRIEGYRKAVDQSDDADLKALFQRMIDESQTYVGQLNKELAQSGNEPESGTTTSGKLYRTWMDVKATFTGSDRHSILSSCEYGEDAAQRAYDEALKSETPMPYDLRELIANQKGALKNSHDTIKTYRDVEKVSH; via the coding sequence ATGCAACACAATGAAAAAACCGTAGAGATATTGAATGACCTGGTAAAGATCAATAACGATCGTATAGAAGGTTATCGTAAAGCCGTAGACCAATCAGACGATGCCGACCTGAAAGCACTGTTCCAACGGATGATCGATGAAAGCCAGACTTATGTAGGACAACTGAATAAGGAACTGGCACAAAGTGGCAATGAACCGGAATCCGGCACCACCACTTCCGGCAAACTCTACCGTACTTGGATGGACGTAAAAGCAACATTTACCGGCAGCGATAGACATAGCATTCTCTCTAGCTGCGAATATGGAGAAGATGCCGCACAACGTGCATACGATGAGGCCCTGAAGTCAGAGACACCCATGCCGTACGACCTGCGTGAACTTATTGCGAACCAAAAAGGCGCACTCAAAAATTCTCATGATACCATCAAAACATATAGAGACGTAGAAAAGGTAAGTCACTAG
- the thiH gene encoding 2-iminoacetate synthase ThiH yields MSFKDVFQAYNWADVSAAIYQKTAADVERALGASTVTLDDFAALLSPAAVPYLGQMAALSQRLTRQRFGNTMQLYIPLYLSNECQNICTYCGFSLDNHLQRKTLDDGEILREVAVIKKMGYDHVLLVTGEAQQRVGMDYFRHALELIRPHFANISMEVQPMDEEDYRQLQALGLHAVLVYQETYHQDDYKKHHPRGRKSNFDYRLETPDRIGRAGIHKMGLGVLIGLEDWRTDSFFTALHLQYLERRYWQTRYSISFPRLRPCAGGLPPKVEMSDRELVQLICAYRLFSPTVELSLSTRETPHFRDHVVQLGITALSAGSRTNPGGYANAEASLEQFEISDERAPATIADMLQRQGFEPVWKDWDAVYDR; encoded by the coding sequence ATGAGTTTTAAAGACGTATTTCAGGCATATAACTGGGCGGATGTTTCTGCTGCTATCTATCAAAAAACGGCTGCGGATGTAGAACGGGCGTTGGGAGCGTCGACGGTCACCTTAGATGATTTTGCGGCTTTGCTATCACCGGCGGCGGTGCCTTACCTGGGGCAGATGGCTGCGCTAAGCCAACGGCTTACGCGGCAGCGGTTTGGCAATACTATGCAGTTGTATATTCCCTTGTATCTCTCGAATGAGTGCCAGAACATTTGTACTTATTGCGGTTTCAGCCTGGACAATCATTTGCAGCGGAAGACGCTCGATGATGGGGAGATCCTGCGGGAAGTAGCTGTGATCAAAAAGATGGGTTATGACCATGTGTTATTGGTGACCGGCGAGGCGCAGCAGCGGGTGGGAATGGATTACTTCCGGCATGCGCTGGAGCTGATACGGCCGCATTTTGCCAATATCTCTATGGAAGTGCAACCGATGGATGAGGAGGATTACCGGCAGTTGCAGGCGTTGGGATTACATGCTGTGCTGGTGTACCAGGAGACATATCACCAGGATGATTATAAAAAGCATCATCCCCGAGGGCGTAAATCCAACTTTGATTATCGATTAGAGACGCCTGATCGCATCGGGCGTGCGGGTATTCACAAGATGGGATTAGGGGTATTGATCGGGTTGGAGGATTGGCGTACGGACAGCTTTTTTACAGCGTTGCATTTGCAGTACCTGGAGCGGCGTTATTGGCAGACGCGGTATAGTATTTCTTTTCCCAGGTTGCGGCCTTGTGCGGGCGGGTTGCCGCCGAAGGTCGAGATGTCTGACCGGGAGTTGGTGCAATTGATCTGTGCATACCGGTTATTCAGTCCTACTGTAGAGCTCAGTTTGTCTACTAGGGAGACCCCTCATTTCCGGGATCATGTGGTGCAGTTGGGTATTACGGCGCTTAGTGCGGGATCGCGTACTAATCCGGGTGGTTATGCCAATGCGGAGGCGTCGTTAGAGCAGTTTGAGATATCGGATGAGCGGGCGCCTGCTACGATCGCGGATATGTTGCAGCGGCAGGGTTTTGAGCCGGTTTGGAAGGATTGGGATGCGGTATATGACCGATAG
- a CDS encoding thiazole synthase: MTSLIIAGKTFHSRLFTGTGKFSSPAVMEAALRASGTELVTVALKRVDLQHQSDPLLQHLHQDNWDLLPNTSGARTAAEAVFAAQLAREALGTNWIKLEIHPDPKYLLPDPIETLKAAEELVKQGFVVLPYIHADPVLCKRLEEVGAAAVMPLGSPIGSNKGLRTIDFLSIIIEQSQVPVVVDAGIGSPSDAAKAMELGADAVLVNTAIAVAREPVRMAQAFAQAVTAGREAFEAGLGSSSHQAVGSSPLLAFLDL; the protein is encoded by the coding sequence ATGACATCACTCATTATTGCAGGGAAGACTTTTCACTCCCGCCTTTTCACCGGTACGGGGAAGTTTTCTTCTCCTGCTGTTATGGAAGCGGCATTACGGGCATCGGGTACTGAGCTGGTAACGGTTGCTTTGAAGCGGGTGGATCTTCAACATCAATCAGACCCTCTTTTACAACACTTACATCAGGATAACTGGGATTTATTGCCCAACACTTCCGGCGCCCGTACGGCGGCGGAGGCGGTATTTGCGGCGCAGCTGGCGCGGGAAGCGCTGGGTACTAACTGGATCAAACTGGAGATACATCCGGACCCCAAGTATTTATTGCCCGACCCTATAGAGACATTGAAGGCTGCGGAGGAGCTGGTGAAGCAAGGGTTTGTGGTGTTACCATATATACATGCGGACCCGGTGCTTTGCAAGCGGCTGGAGGAGGTAGGTGCGGCCGCGGTGATGCCGTTGGGCTCTCCGATAGGTAGTAATAAGGGGTTACGAACGATCGATTTTCTATCTATTATCATAGAGCAGAGCCAGGTGCCGGTAGTTGTGGATGCCGGTATAGGCAGCCCTTCTGATGCTGCGAAAGCGATGGAGTTGGGAGCTGATGCGGTGCTGGTCAATACGGCCATTGCGGTAGCGCGGGAGCCGGTGCGTATGGCCCAGGCTTTTGCGCAGGCGGTAACAGCAGGCAGGGAGGCATTTGAAGCCGGGCTGGGTAGTAGTAGTCATCAGGCGGTAGGTTCCAGTCCTTTGCTTGCATTTCTTGACCTGTAA
- a CDS encoding thiamine phosphate synthase, translating to MIDSLHYISQATATHTHLENIREACVAGCRWIQLRIKDAPEDIILAQAIAAKAICQQYGAVLIINDHPQVALAAGADGVHVGKEDMTVAEARAIVGDYLIVGGTANTLDDILQHVTHGADYVGVGPYRFTTTKQKLSPILGLEGYMHLMEALRARHINIPVIAIGGILQEDIPALLDTGVHGVAVSGLITHAADKASLLSMLQGTLARY from the coding sequence ATGATCGACTCATTGCATTACATATCCCAGGCAACAGCGACACACACTCACCTGGAGAACATACGGGAGGCTTGCGTAGCAGGATGCCGTTGGATACAGTTACGTATTAAAGACGCACCTGAAGACATTATACTAGCGCAGGCGATTGCGGCCAAGGCTATCTGTCAGCAATACGGTGCGGTGCTTATTATTAATGATCATCCGCAGGTAGCGTTGGCAGCAGGTGCGGACGGCGTGCATGTGGGGAAGGAGGATATGACAGTAGCGGAGGCACGCGCTATAGTGGGGGATTACCTGATCGTAGGCGGTACGGCCAATACACTTGATGACATATTACAGCATGTTACTCATGGCGCCGACTATGTGGGTGTGGGACCTTACCGATTTACGACGACTAAGCAAAAACTCAGTCCCATATTGGGATTGGAGGGTTACATGCATCTTATGGAAGCGTTGCGTGCGCGTCACATTAATATTCCTGTCATCGCCATCGGAGGTATCCTACAGGAAGATATTCCTGCGTTGCTGGACACTGGTGTACACGGTGTGGCTGTCAGCGGGCTTATTACACATGCTGCTGACAAAGCCTCCTTGCTGAGCATGTTGCAGGGTACGCTGGCGCGATACTAA
- a CDS encoding hydroxymethylpyrimidine/phosphomethylpyrimidine kinase — MEQQRPYVLSLAGLDPSGGAGLLADIKTFEMQRLCGLGVCTALTMQTADHFYGVQWVPVEQILAQLQPLLSSYAVSYCKIGLVENAIVLQQLLETLHTLSPGIRVILDPVLSASAGYTFHHREVMQTWQSILPLLYLLTPNYHEAMLLSGEATGEAAATYLSQYCAVLLKGGHRPLQPGWDTLYQRSGVVEFAPAAEKVYPKHGSGCVLSAAITAQLVHGVPLAAACLEGKRHTAQFLSSHPSLTGYHYI, encoded by the coding sequence ATGGAACAACAAAGACCATACGTATTAAGCCTGGCGGGGCTGGACCCCAGTGGCGGGGCCGGATTGCTTGCGGACATTAAAACGTTCGAGATGCAGCGATTGTGTGGGCTAGGTGTTTGTACGGCATTGACCATGCAGACGGCGGATCATTTTTATGGGGTGCAGTGGGTACCGGTGGAGCAGATTCTTGCGCAGTTGCAGCCCTTATTATCCAGCTATGCGGTGTCGTATTGCAAGATCGGATTAGTGGAGAATGCAATTGTTTTACAGCAACTGCTGGAGACCTTACATACCCTTTCGCCCGGTATACGCGTAATACTGGATCCGGTGCTGAGTGCATCTGCCGGTTATACCTTTCATCACCGGGAGGTAATGCAGACATGGCAGTCGATATTACCACTACTTTACCTGCTGACGCCTAACTATCACGAAGCGATGTTATTGTCCGGGGAGGCGACGGGGGAGGCGGCCGCCACTTATTTATCGCAATACTGTGCGGTATTACTGAAAGGAGGTCACCGGCCGTTGCAGCCAGGCTGGGATACCTTATACCAGCGTTCCGGCGTGGTTGAATTTGCGCCAGCTGCGGAAAAGGTCTATCCTAAACACGGGTCCGGCTGTGTGCTTTCTGCTGCCATCACTGCGCAGCTGGTACATGGTGTTCCTTTAGCAGCGGCTTGCCTTGAAGGCAAGCGGCATACTGCTCAATTTTTATCCAGTCATCCATCCTTAACCGGTTATCACTACATATGA
- a CDS encoding thiamine phosphate synthase, translating to MILVISHTTPIPGEADLLQAMLAAGADRVLLRKPGWTQQAYEQLLGQLPPAYYPMILLSGYPELCIRTGLGGLHCSEQLRASLPAAALQTLRAQGLLLSTGVHAPGLLDTLPNEWQQVLLSPVFDSISKPGYKGSLSGDWQLPRTPAGRQVLALGGIDIHTVAAARRMRFDGIALMGALWRQPEQAVTVFTAIHQQWNNKDHTY from the coding sequence ATGATACTCGTCATTTCACATACTACGCCCATACCCGGAGAAGCGGACCTGCTGCAAGCAATGCTGGCAGCAGGTGCAGACCGTGTATTGCTGCGAAAGCCCGGGTGGACTCAACAGGCATATGAGCAATTGCTGGGGCAGTTGCCACCCGCATATTATCCCATGATATTGCTATCCGGTTATCCGGAGCTCTGTATCCGTACAGGGCTTGGCGGCCTGCATTGCAGTGAGCAGCTGCGGGCATCATTACCGGCAGCGGCGTTACAAACATTGCGTGCGCAGGGATTGCTGCTCAGCACCGGCGTACATGCGCCGGGCCTGTTGGATACGCTGCCGAATGAGTGGCAGCAGGTATTGTTAAGTCCAGTATTTGACAGTATCTCCAAGCCGGGATATAAGGGCTCTTTATCCGGAGACTGGCAACTACCGCGTACGCCTGCAGGCAGGCAGGTACTGGCACTGGGAGGTATTGACATCCACACTGTTGCGGCAGCCCGACGCATGCGATTTGACGGTATTGCGTTAATGGGCGCGCTCTGGCGACAGCCGGAGCAGGCGGTAACGGTATTTACAGCTATTCATCAGCAATGGAACAACAAAGACCATACGTATTAA
- the thiC gene encoding phosphomethylpyrimidine synthase ThiC — MHTTTEKMISRAPFPASEKIYVAGELHDIRVPMRRITLSPTRNNGKNDDIQDNPPVVVYDTSGPFTDPAVAIDVRQGLQRLRTPWIAQRNDTEELSAFSAAYSKERLADEKLETLRFHHLHMPRKAKGGANVTQLHYAKQGIITPEMEYIAIRENQCAEKYWEANNAQWEQHQGHSFGANTPQQFITPEFVRQEVAAGRAIIPANINHPELEPMIIGRNFLVKINANIGNSAVTSSIEEEVEKAVWACRWGTDTIMDLSTGKNIHETREWIIRNSPVPIGTVPIYQALEKVNGKAEALTWEIFRDTLIEQAEQGVDYFTIHAGVLLRYIPLTAKRVTGIVSRGGSIMAKWCLAHHKENFLYTHFEEICEIMKAYDVSFSLGDGLRPGSIADANDAAQFAELETLGELTKIAWKHDVQVMIEGPGHVPMQLIKENMDKQLQHCHEAPFYTLGPLTTDIAPGYDHITSAIGAAMIGWFGTAMLCYVTPKEHLGLPNKEDVRQGVITYKIAAHAADLAKGHPGAQHRDNALSKARFEFRWEDQFNLSLDPETARSYHDATLPAEGAKIAHFCSMCGPHFCSMKITQEVRNYAAEKGLATTEAIEAGMEEQSQAFRTQGAQIYS, encoded by the coding sequence ATGCACACTACCACTGAGAAAATGATCAGTCGCGCACCTTTTCCTGCATCTGAAAAGATCTATGTCGCCGGCGAGCTACACGATATCCGTGTGCCGATGCGCCGTATTACGTTAAGCCCTACCCGTAATAATGGAAAAAACGATGATATACAAGACAACCCACCGGTTGTAGTGTATGACACCAGTGGTCCATTTACTGATCCGGCGGTTGCTATTGATGTAAGGCAGGGCTTACAACGGCTCCGGACTCCTTGGATTGCACAGCGGAATGATACGGAGGAGCTGTCTGCTTTTTCTGCTGCTTATAGTAAAGAGCGACTTGCAGATGAAAAGCTGGAGACGCTACGGTTCCATCATTTGCATATGCCCAGGAAGGCAAAGGGGGGAGCGAATGTAACACAACTTCATTATGCCAAGCAAGGGATCATCACTCCTGAGATGGAATATATTGCGATCCGTGAAAACCAATGTGCAGAAAAGTATTGGGAAGCCAACAATGCACAGTGGGAACAGCACCAGGGGCATAGCTTTGGAGCGAATACCCCCCAACAGTTCATTACGCCGGAATTTGTGCGGCAGGAAGTGGCTGCCGGCCGTGCTATTATACCCGCCAACATCAACCATCCTGAACTGGAGCCTATGATCATAGGACGTAATTTCCTGGTGAAGATCAATGCCAACATTGGGAATTCTGCGGTTACTTCCAGCATAGAGGAAGAAGTGGAAAAGGCGGTATGGGCCTGTCGCTGGGGTACTGATACCATCATGGATCTCAGCACGGGGAAGAACATACATGAGACGCGCGAGTGGATCATCCGTAATTCGCCTGTACCTATTGGCACGGTACCTATTTACCAGGCGTTGGAAAAGGTGAATGGCAAAGCGGAAGCGTTAACTTGGGAGATCTTCAGGGATACGCTGATAGAACAAGCAGAACAAGGCGTTGACTACTTTACGATACATGCCGGTGTATTATTACGCTATATACCGCTTACTGCGAAACGTGTAACCGGCATTGTATCCCGTGGTGGTTCCATTATGGCGAAGTGGTGTCTGGCACATCATAAGGAGAACTTCCTGTATACTCACTTTGAGGAGATATGCGAGATCATGAAGGCTTATGATGTTTCATTCTCCCTGGGTGACGGATTAAGGCCAGGCAGTATTGCGGATGCTAATGACGCGGCACAGTTTGCCGAACTGGAGACGCTGGGAGAATTGACTAAGATAGCCTGGAAGCATGATGTACAGGTGATGATAGAAGGTCCGGGACACGTACCGATGCAGCTGATCAAAGAGAACATGGACAAGCAGTTACAGCATTGTCATGAAGCACCGTTCTACACTTTGGGGCCCTTAACAACGGATATTGCTCCTGGTTATGATCATATCACCTCGGCTATTGGTGCAGCTATGATAGGATGGTTTGGTACGGCGATGTTATGTTATGTAACGCCGAAGGAACATCTTGGATTGCCTAACAAAGAGGATGTAAGACAAGGGGTTATTACATACAAGATAGCGGCTCATGCTGCTGACCTGGCGAAGGGGCATCCCGGAGCGCAGCATAGGGACAATGCGCTGAGTAAGGCCCGTTTTGAGTTCCGTTGGGAAGATCAGTTCAATCTTTCGCTGGACCCGGAGACCGCTCGATCCTATCACGATGCGACATTGCCTGCTGAAGGCGCCAAGATTGCACACTTCTGTTCGATGTGCGGTCCGCATTTCTGTTCGATGAAGATCACACAGGAGGTGCGAAACTATGCAGCGGAAAAAGGCTTAGCTACTACGGAAGCTATTGAAGCTGGCATGGAGGAGCAGTCTCAGGCGTTCAGAACGCAAGGTGCGCAGATCTATTCTTAA
- the thiS gene encoding sulfur carrier protein ThiS — protein sequence MEVHVNNKLYAVQPGTTVAALLQFIQLPSEKGIAVAVNNEVVPRVTWGQVSLSHSDNITIIRATQGG from the coding sequence ATGGAAGTACATGTAAACAATAAACTTTATGCGGTGCAGCCAGGAACTACCGTTGCTGCACTGTTACAGTTTATTCAGCTCCCATCAGAAAAAGGCATTGCCGTCGCGGTCAACAATGAGGTAGTGCCCAGGGTCACCTGGGGACAGGTATCGTTGTCTCATTCGGACAATATTACCATCATCCGCGCTACACAAGGCGGATGA
- a CDS encoding lipocalin family protein, producing MVNNKHLYYIAFLFLAACQSKTGPESTDVTDSSLLKVPDTSTVTVIDTSILPLDTITYDPTQLVGTWMQPVPGLEKERQGFRLNKDGSMRSINTYTLVYEKWQLAHDTLLLWNHAEGVKDTAHIIDTTIVKALTDSSLTLYPTKAAEGYLEQYVKEKEKSKKRP from the coding sequence ATGGTTAATAACAAACATCTATACTATATCGCCTTCCTCTTCCTGGCTGCCTGTCAGTCTAAGACCGGTCCGGAATCCACGGATGTCACAGATAGCAGCCTGCTTAAAGTGCCTGATACCAGTACCGTAACCGTTATAGACACCAGCATCTTGCCATTGGATACCATTACCTACGACCCCACACAGTTAGTAGGTACCTGGATGCAACCCGTACCCGGACTGGAGAAAGAACGCCAGGGGTTCCGCCTTAATAAAGATGGCAGCATGAGATCCATTAATACCTACACCCTTGTGTATGAAAAATGGCAGCTCGCGCACGACACATTACTGTTGTGGAACCACGCAGAAGGTGTAAAAGATACCGCCCATATCATAGATACCACCATTGTCAAAGCACTAACAGATTCTTCCCTTACCCTCTACCCTACAAAAGCCGCAGAAGGATACCTGGAACAATACGTTAAAGAGAAAGAGAAGAGTAAAAAACGGCCATGA
- a CDS encoding DUF308 domain-containing protein, which produces MQSHISTSKVACIVSLIAGILAAVFAFATKTTPHYSVMLGGAAAFVGIISLVLARKSTDDMQLATAGLFMSIVSCIVGLWQLYH; this is translated from the coding sequence ATGCAATCACACATCTCCACATCCAAGGTAGCTTGTATCGTATCCCTGATTGCGGGCATATTAGCCGCAGTGTTCGCCTTTGCTACCAAGACGACACCTCATTATTCTGTGATGCTGGGCGGAGCCGCCGCTTTTGTAGGCATTATATCCCTTGTATTGGCAAGAAAGAGTACGGATGATATGCAGCTGGCCACAGCAGGATTGTTTATGTCTATTGTATCCTGTATAGTGGGATTGTGGCAATTATATCATTGA
- a CDS encoding sterol desaturase family protein, protein METFFENIPSWYRTAILVAGLVVLWVLEGAIPRFSFRFNRYRHAGSNLFFTLTTAVVNFGFAFLIVLASDWTSRTHFGVLYLFPLPIWLHALLGLLILDLIGAYLVHLIQHKVGWMWHFHKIHHIDKHIDATTALRHHPVESVFRVVALFVAIIVAGVPIWMVMLYQTLSAFVAQFSHANIKLPGWVDKALSWVIVSPDMHKVHHSRYQAETDSNYANIFSIWDRLFGTFTEKPDTTSIQYGLDEYQDTRYEQVGTLLKVPWEKVPTLQLHDTAKQEYK, encoded by the coding sequence ATGGAAACATTTTTCGAAAATATTCCCTCCTGGTATCGTACAGCTATCCTGGTAGCCGGGTTAGTGGTGCTGTGGGTGCTGGAGGGGGCTATTCCGCGTTTTAGTTTTCGTTTTAACCGTTATCGTCATGCGGGCTCGAATCTTTTCTTTACACTGACGACGGCTGTGGTGAATTTTGGGTTTGCGTTCCTGATCGTTTTGGCATCGGACTGGACCAGCCGCACTCATTTTGGCGTACTTTATCTCTTTCCGTTGCCTATCTGGCTGCATGCATTGCTGGGATTATTGATACTGGATCTCATCGGGGCTTACCTGGTGCACCTGATCCAGCACAAGGTGGGATGGATGTGGCATTTTCATAAGATCCATCATATTGATAAACATATTGACGCTACGACGGCGTTGCGGCATCACCCGGTGGAGAGTGTGTTCCGGGTGGTGGCATTGTTTGTGGCCATTATTGTAGCCGGGGTGCCTATCTGGATGGTGATGTTATACCAAACGCTCTCTGCTTTTGTAGCACAGTTCTCTCATGCCAATATTAAGTTGCCAGGCTGGGTGGATAAGGCATTGAGCTGGGTGATCGTATCGCCGGATATGCATAAGGTGCATCATAGCCGGTATCAGGCTGAGACGGACTCCAATTATGCGAATATATTTTCTATCTGGGATCGTTTGTTCGGTACGTTTACGGAGAAGCCGGATACTACCAGCATTCAATATGGGCTGGACGAGTACCAGGATACACGCTATGAACAAGTGGGCACACTGTTGAAAGTGCCCTGGGAGAAGGTGCCCACGTTGCAATTGCACGATACGGCGAAGCAGGAGTATAAATAA